One region of Mus musculus strain C57BL/6J chromosome 3, GRCm38.p6 C57BL/6J genomic DNA includes:
- the Sprr2k gene encoding small proline-rich protein 2K: protein MSYQEQQCKQLCQPLPVYPPPKPCSPPKCPEPCPPPKCPETCPPQPCQRKCPPVLEAPCQQKCPSKSK from the coding sequence ATGTCTTACCAAGAGCAGCAGTGTAAGCAGCTGTGTCAGCCTCTTCCTGTGTACCCACCCCCAAAGCCTTGTTCTCCTCCAAAGTGCCCTGAGCCTTGTCCTCCCCCAAAGTGCCCTGAGACATGCCCTCCTCAGCCATGCCAGCGGAAATGCCCTCCTGTCCTGGAGGCACCATGCCAGCAGAAATGTCCATCCAAAAGCAAGTAA
- the Sprr1b gene encoding cornifin-B, translated as MSSHQQKQPCTAPPQLHEQQVKQPCQPPPPEPCVSQVKTPCDTKVPEPCHPKAPEPCHPKAPEPCHPKAPEPCHPKAPEPCHPKAPEPCHPKAPEPCHPKAPEPCHPKAPEPCHPKVPEPCLPKAPEPCQPIVPEPCPSTVTPILAQQKTKQK; from the coding sequence ATGAGTTCACATCAGCAGAAGCAGCCCTGCACAGCTCCTCCACAGTTGCATGAGCAACAAGTGAAACAGCCTTGCCAGCCACCACCTCCTGAGCCATGTGTCTCACAAGTCAAGACACCCTGTGACACCAAGGTTCCTGAGCCCTGCCACCCCAAGGCTCCTGAGCCCTGCCATCCCAAGGCTCCTGAGCCCTGCCACCCCAAGGCTCCTGAGCCCTGCCACCCCAAGGCTCCTGAGCCCTGCCACCCCAAGGCTCCTGAGCCCTGCCACCCCAAGGCTCCTGAACCCTGCCACCCCAAGGCTCCTGAGCCCTGCCACCCCAAGGCTCCTGAGCCCTGCCACCCCAAGGTTCCTGAGCCCTGCCTTCCCAAGGCTCCTGAGCCCTGCCAACCCATTGTTCCTGAGCCCTGTCCCTCAACTGTCACTCCAATACTAGCCCAACAGAAGACAAAGCAAAAGTAG
- the Sprr1b gene encoding cornifin-B isoform X1, with protein sequence MSSHQQKQPCTAPPQLHEQQVKQPCQPPPPEPCVSQVKTPCDTKAPEPCHPKAPEPCHPKAPEPCHPKAPEPCHPKAPEPCHPKAPEPCHPKAPEPCHPKVPEPCLPKAPEPCQPIVPEPCPSTVTPILAQQKTKQK encoded by the exons ATGAGTTCACATCAGCAGAAGCAGCCCTGCACAGCTCCTCCACAGTTGCATGAGCAACAAGTGAAACAGCCTTGCCAGCCACCACCTCCTGAGCCATGTGTCTCACAAGTCAAGACACCCTGTGACACCAAG GCTCCTGAGCCCTGCCACCCCAAGGCTCCTGAGCCCTGCCACCCCAAGGCTCCTGAGCCCTGCCACCCCAAGGCTCCTGAGCCCTGCCACCCCAAGGCTCCTGAACCCTGCCACCCCAAGGCTCCTGAGCCCTGCCACCCCAAGGCTCCTGAGCCCTGCCACCCCAAGGTTCCTGAGCCCTGCCTTCCCAAGGCTCCTGAGCCCTGCCAACCCATTGTTCCTGAGCCCTGTCCCTCAACTGTCACTCCAATACTAGCCCAACAGAAGACAAAGCAAAAGTAG
- the Sprr3 gene encoding small proline-rich protein 3, whose product MSSYQQKQPFVPPPQPEQHQVKQPCQPPPQGKFVPIATSEPCHTDVPQPGNTKIPEPCSTKVPEPGNTVVLEPDYTTMPGPCSTNITEPDYTTIPGPCSTNITEPDYTTIPGPCSTNIPGPDRTVVPGSCSTNITEPDYTTIPGPSSTKIPDPGCAMVPGPSPSSTSEPSSEPCSINVREPGYMNASEPTHAKVPDQGYTKIPDQGSSKVPEPCQSRVPEVCPPTVTPVSAKQKTKQK is encoded by the coding sequence ATGAGTTCTTACCAGCAAAAGCAGCCCTTTGTCCCACCTCCTCAGCCTGAACAGCATCAAGTGAAGCAACCTTGTCAGCCTCCACCACAAGGAAAATTTGTTCCCATAGCCACCTCTGAGCCATGCCACACAGATGTTCCACAACCAGGAAACACCAAGATTCCAGAACCATGCAGCACCAAAGTGCCTGAGCCAGGGAACACTGTTGTTCTTGAGCCAGATTATACTACGATGCCTGGgccatgttctacaaacatcactGAGCCAGATTATACCACAATTCCTGGGCCATGCTCTACCAACATCACAGAGCCAGATTATACTACAATTCCTGGGCCATGCTCTACCAACATCCCTGGGCCAGATCGTACCGTGGTTCCTGGATCATGCTCTACCAACATCACAGAGCCAGATTATACCACAATTCCTGGGCCATCCTCTACCAAAATCCCTGACCCAGGCTGTGCCATGGTTCCTGGGCCCAGTCCTTCCAGTACTTCTGAGCCAAGCTCAGAACCATGCTCTATCAATGTTCGTGAACCTGGCTACATGAATGCCTCAGAGCCCACCCATGCCAAGGTTCCTGATCAGGGCTACACCAAGATACCTGACCAGGGATCCTCTAAGGTACCAGAGCCATGCCAGTCCAGGGTTCCTGAGGTGTGCCCCCCAACTGTCACCCCTGTATCAGCTAAGCAGAAGACCAAGCAGAAGTAA